One window of the Rhodothermales bacterium genome contains the following:
- a CDS encoding tyrosine-type recombinase/integrase, translating into MATEQSSSLEEALGLSLSLPELRLRVQDFLREYLKDRSPETVGTYRRSLNEFERWFVREKGRFRFRQDDVEAYKTYLMEERELHQVSVSTYLTAVRRFCQYLVDVGLLSENPAQGVKGNRRPATHSRKVLTQEEVDTLLTVLSTDDEIARRDRAIVFSMLFAGLSEIEIVRADVQDLEQTLMGWYLRVQGKGRTAKDQHVPIDPPVMDAIRLYLDARGRIRPEMPLFVSHGHRSQGDRLNTRSIRSRINELLKESGVKKPGITPHSLTHTAALIWLNDGMDIDEVKERMRHGTLDTTMIYYRQQGLLTGSAEKPA; encoded by the coding sequence GTGGCAACAGAACAATCGTCCTCCCTGGAAGAGGCCCTTGGACTCAGCCTTTCTCTACCGGAACTGCGCCTTCGCGTACAGGACTTCCTGCGTGAGTACCTGAAGGATCGCAGCCCGGAAACGGTAGGTACCTACCGACGGTCCCTGAACGAATTCGAGCGCTGGTTCGTGCGTGAGAAAGGTCGATTTCGCTTTCGACAGGACGACGTAGAGGCGTACAAGACCTACCTGATGGAGGAGCGGGAGCTGCATCAGGTTTCTGTCTCCACCTACCTGACAGCCGTCCGGCGCTTCTGTCAGTACTTGGTCGATGTGGGGCTGCTCAGTGAGAACCCTGCGCAAGGCGTGAAGGGCAACCGACGTCCTGCCACGCACTCGCGCAAGGTGCTGACGCAAGAGGAGGTAGATACGCTGCTGACCGTGCTATCCACTGACGATGAGATTGCTCGCCGGGATCGGGCGATCGTCTTCTCCATGCTCTTTGCAGGGCTCTCCGAGATCGAGATCGTGCGCGCCGACGTTCAGGATCTGGAGCAGACACTCATGGGCTGGTATCTGCGGGTGCAGGGCAAGGGCCGCACGGCCAAAGACCAGCATGTGCCCATCGACCCCCCAGTGATGGACGCCATCCGGCTGTATCTGGATGCCCGGGGCCGCATTCGTCCGGAGATGCCGTTATTTGTGAGCCACGGGCACCGCAGTCAGGGGGATCGACTCAATACCCGATCGATCCGCAGTCGCATCAACGAGCTGTTGAAGGAGTCGGGAGTCAAGAAGCCCGGCATCACCCCCCACAGCCTGACTCATACCGCGGCGCTAATCTGGCTGAATGACGGCATGGACATCGACGAGGTGAAAGAGCGCATGCGCCACGGCACTCTCGATACCACCATGATCTACTACCGCCAGC
- a CDS encoding DUF2306 domain-containing protein yields MSAIVHDPIGVIHLIAAVVALVAGTSVLFMRKGTMRHRQVGYAYVASMVVMLVTAFMIYRLFDGWGVFHYAAVISTVTLVGGMVPVFRRKSPKWVVSHFAFMYWSVFGLYAAFASEIITRIPGFQFFHLVGWATGGVMLAGGVIWSFNKKKWHTQFVRERVKPRKPLFGR; encoded by the coding sequence ATGTCAGCCATCGTCCACGACCCCATCGGAGTGATTCACCTTATCGCGGCGGTCGTTGCGCTGGTCGCCGGCACCTCCGTGTTGTTCATGCGCAAGGGCACCATGCGGCATCGGCAGGTAGGCTATGCCTACGTGGCCTCGATGGTCGTCATGCTGGTGACCGCGTTCATGATCTACCGCCTGTTCGACGGCTGGGGCGTGTTCCACTACGCGGCGGTGATCAGCACGGTAACGCTGGTCGGCGGCATGGTCCCCGTGTTTCGACGCAAGAGCCCGAAGTGGGTCGTCTCCCACTTCGCCTTCATGTACTGGTCGGTTTTTGGCCTCTACGCCGCGTTCGCCTCAGAAATCATCACCCGCATTCCGGGATTCCAGTTCTTTCACCTGGTCGGCTGGGCCACAGGCGGCGTGATGCTCGCGGGCGGCGTCATCTGGAGCTTCAACAAGAAGAAGTGGCACACTCAGTTCGTGCGGGAACGCGTCAAACCCCGCAAACCACTGTTCGGGCGATAG
- a CDS encoding AMP nucleosidase: protein MKERLEIARDWLPRYTGMPIDEFGDYVLLTNFHNYVEMFAEKFGCNVYGRGRPMQAATNNDGLSIINFGIGSPNAATVMDLLAAREPEGVLFLGKCGGLKHSTEIGHFILPIAAIRGEGTSDDYMLPQVPALPSFKLHKFVSEKIVSRNLEYRTGVVYTTNRRLWEHDELFLEKLKVMRTLAIDMETATIFVVGHHNNISRGALLLVSDVPITPEGVKTEKSDAEVTAMWAQVHLDIGIESMSDIDHMGEQIKHFTY from the coding sequence ATGAAAGAACGACTTGAGATTGCCCGGGACTGGCTACCTCGCTACACGGGCATGCCGATCGATGAGTTCGGCGACTACGTGCTGCTGACGAATTTCCACAACTATGTGGAGATGTTCGCCGAGAAGTTCGGCTGCAACGTTTACGGTCGAGGTCGACCGATGCAGGCCGCTACGAACAACGACGGCCTGTCCATCATCAACTTCGGCATCGGCTCCCCGAACGCGGCGACCGTCATGGACCTCCTTGCAGCCAGAGAGCCGGAGGGCGTGCTCTTTCTGGGCAAGTGCGGTGGCCTGAAGCACTCCACGGAGATCGGGCACTTCATTCTGCCCATCGCGGCCATCCGCGGCGAGGGCACGAGTGACGACTACATGCTGCCGCAGGTGCCTGCGCTGCCGTCCTTCAAACTGCACAAATTTGTCTCCGAAAAGATTGTCTCGCGCAATCTGGAGTACCGCACCGGAGTGGTCTACACCACCAATCGCAGGCTCTGGGAGCACGATGAGCTGTTCCTTGAGAAGCTGAAGGTGATGCGCACGCTGGCGATCGACATGGAGACGGCGACCATCTTCGTGGTGGGGCACCACAACAACATCAGCCGCGGCGCGCTGCTTCTGGTCTCGGACGTGCCGATCACACCCGAGGGGGTGAAGACCGAAAAATCAGACGCCGAGGTGACTGCCATGTGGGCCCAGGTGCACCTGGATATCGGCATCGAGTCCATGTCGGACATCGATCACATGGGCGAGCAGATCAAGCACTTCACCTATTGA
- a CDS encoding cellulase family glycosylhydrolase, with product MKRFSGFLALIFLTATATSAQFHRVEGTRILGPDGQPSMIKGVGVGGWLMPEGYMMHMGGSWTEMQEKVEELIGAAEGERLWEAYRAEFLAEKDVAAIKDWGFDHIRLPFHYEFFMDLQGNFLEEGFTILDTFLGWCETYDIPVILDLHAAPGAQSDGAIADSDGVARLWTEPDPYQDLTVALWEEFARRYKDDTRIIGYDLINEPVTPNSIPDGAQALRDLYERITSAIRAHDTNHILFIEGNYFATTFDKLYPPWDDQMVYAFHKYWNPATQGTINYLIDIRETYQRPLWLGETGENSNPWFYDMVKLMADNDIGWNFWTHKKLRSTTSPVSAPMPEGFQRLVDYWNGQAARPSPQAAHAALFEMVANLDLDSTRVNQGVMASLFNPEFGTMRQPMADHRIPGSIDAVDYDLGNAGVTYRDTGIAAISGSPGGGNNGTYLRNDGVDIEPSTDPLGGPFNVGWIEPLEWLEFSVTVDSTSVYDIDVRIASLSSGGSMILYLDGERLGSLTMPGTGGWQNWRTVTIPGVALEKGTGVLRMTVGRTGGYNVNRMTFRFAGGTSVTGEMPPEIAELRPVFPNPVSGSAAATFVSAGSDPIVMEILDMLGRRVRRSTTTPVVGENRLDIVSNDLPPGAYLLRVIQGERTWSRTFINR from the coding sequence TTGAAAAGGTTTTCAGGTTTTCTGGCGCTCATCTTCCTGACGGCCACCGCGACCAGCGCCCAGTTCCACCGCGTGGAGGGCACCCGAATCCTCGGTCCCGACGGTCAGCCCTCCATGATCAAGGGCGTCGGGGTGGGCGGGTGGCTCATGCCAGAGGGCTACATGATGCACATGGGTGGCTCCTGGACGGAGATGCAGGAAAAGGTCGAGGAGCTGATCGGTGCTGCGGAGGGAGAGCGACTCTGGGAGGCGTACCGAGCGGAGTTCCTTGCTGAGAAGGACGTTGCAGCCATCAAGGACTGGGGGTTTGACCACATTCGCCTTCCGTTCCACTATGAGTTCTTTATGGACCTTCAGGGCAATTTCCTGGAGGAGGGGTTCACAATCCTCGACACCTTCCTCGGGTGGTGCGAGACCTATGACATCCCGGTCATTCTCGACCTGCACGCCGCGCCAGGCGCCCAGTCGGACGGCGCCATTGCAGACAGCGACGGGGTGGCCCGCCTGTGGACCGAACCGGATCCGTACCAGGACCTGACCGTCGCCCTCTGGGAAGAGTTTGCGCGGCGCTACAAGGACGACACCCGCATCATCGGATATGACCTGATCAACGAGCCGGTCACTCCGAATTCGATTCCGGACGGCGCTCAGGCCTTGCGTGACCTTTACGAGCGCATCACCTCCGCCATCCGCGCCCATGACACGAACCACATTCTGTTCATAGAGGGCAACTACTTCGCCACCACGTTCGACAAGCTCTATCCGCCGTGGGACGACCAGATGGTGTACGCCTTCCACAAGTACTGGAATCCGGCCACGCAGGGCACCATCAACTATCTGATAGACATCCGGGAGACCTATCAGCGGCCGCTGTGGCTGGGGGAGACGGGGGAGAACTCGAATCCCTGGTTCTACGATATGGTCAAGCTGATGGCGGACAACGACATCGGATGGAATTTCTGGACCCACAAGAAACTGCGTAGCACCACATCGCCGGTGTCGGCGCCGATGCCGGAAGGCTTCCAGCGGCTGGTGGACTACTGGAATGGACAGGCCGCAAGACCCTCTCCGCAGGCGGCCCACGCGGCCTTGTTCGAGATGGTGGCCAACCTCGATCTGGATTCTACGCGCGTGAATCAGGGGGTCATGGCCTCTCTGTTCAACCCGGAGTTCGGCACCATGCGCCAGCCCATGGCCGATCACCGGATTCCGGGCTCGATCGATGCCGTGGACTATGATTTGGGCAATGCTGGCGTGACCTACCGGGATACCGGAATCGCCGCGATATCCGGCTCGCCCGGCGGCGGAAACAACGGTACCTATTTGCGCAATGACGGTGTGGACATCGAGCCGTCAACGGACCCCTTGGGCGGGCCTTTCAACGTCGGCTGGATCGAACCTCTCGAGTGGCTTGAGTTCTCTGTAACCGTCGACAGCACGTCGGTCTATGACATCGATGTGCGCATCGCCAGCCTGTCCAGCGGCGGAAGCATGATCCTCTATCTGGACGGCGAGCGTCTCGGCTCGTTGACCATGCCGGGCACCGGTGGCTGGCAGAACTGGCGCACCGTCACCATACCCGGTGTTGCGCTGGAGAAGGGGACAGGAGTTCTCCGCATGACGGTGGGCCGTACAGGCGGTTACAACGTCAACCGCATGACCTTTCGGTTTGCCGGCGGCACGTCCGTGACCGGCGAAATGCCTCCGGAGATCGCGGAACTGAGACCGGTTTTCCCGAATCCGGTCTCCGGCTCGGCGGCAGCCACGTTTGTCTCCGCCGGCTCGGACCCCATCGTCATGGAGATCCTGGACATGCTCGGGCGCCGCGTGCGGCGATCAACAACCACACCGGTGGTGGGCGAAAACCGGCTCGACATCGTGTCAAACGACCTGCCACCGGGTGCCTATCTGCTGCGTGTCATCCAGGGCGAACGCACGTGGAGCCGCACGTTCATCAATAGGTGA